A part of Desulfofundulus salinus genomic DNA contains:
- the scfA gene encoding six-cysteine ranthipeptide SCIFF has product MGKHIKTISRPSLARTVQGRGCGECQTSCQSACKTSCTVGNQACMKEDK; this is encoded by the coding sequence ATGGGCAAGCACATCAAGACCATCAGCCGCCCTTCCCTGGCCAGGACTGTTCAGGGCAGGGGCTGCGGGGAATGCCAGACTTCCTGCCAGTCGGCCTGTAAAACCTCCTGTACCGTAGGCAACCAGGCCTGCATGAAGGAGGACAAGTAA
- the scfB gene encoding thioether cross-link-forming SCIFF peptide maturase has translation MIHKFIFDDHRIVLDVHSGAVHLVDELTWYLLDDYPFLSRRELVTKYSRGYPPSEVEEAIGEIEELVGEGLLFSPDPLHGRYEPAGNEVVKALCLHLAHECNLACRYCFAGQGHFGGPVGLMPLETGRQALDFLFAASGSRRHVEVDFFGGEPLLNLTVLKELVEYGRQRADRLGKVIKFTVTTNALLLTPEVGRYLNEHDLAVVLSLDGRQEIHDAMRIFPGGKGSYGQVLDNISRFVSSRPGGEYYVRGTFTRHNLDFSRDVLHMADLGFEHISVEPVVAAYDEEYALQPQDVPRICAEYEELTRQILGRARKGQRINFFHFNIDLDGGPCLPKRLTGCGAGREYLAVSPEGKLYPCHQFVGRPEYCMGDVERGIIRPELVEEFRAAHVYNKDACRDCWARFYCSGGCHANAHAFHGNIFTPYEIACALIKKRIECALYLKAAMANEGA, from the coding sequence ATGATCCACAAGTTTATCTTTGACGATCACCGCATTGTACTGGACGTGCACAGCGGCGCCGTTCACCTGGTGGATGAACTGACCTGGTACCTGCTGGACGATTATCCCTTTCTCAGCCGCCGGGAACTGGTGACCAAATACTCCCGTGGTTACCCGCCCTCCGAAGTGGAGGAGGCCATTGGGGAAATTGAAGAGCTGGTCGGGGAAGGACTGCTGTTTTCTCCCGACCCCCTGCACGGCCGTTATGAACCGGCGGGTAACGAGGTGGTCAAGGCCCTTTGCCTGCACCTGGCCCATGAGTGCAATCTGGCCTGTCGCTACTGTTTTGCCGGGCAGGGTCACTTTGGAGGACCCGTCGGACTGATGCCCTTGGAAACGGGGCGGCAGGCGCTGGATTTTCTCTTTGCCGCTTCCGGTTCCCGGCGCCATGTGGAAGTGGATTTTTTTGGGGGAGAACCGTTGTTGAACCTTACCGTTCTCAAGGAGCTGGTGGAGTACGGCCGGCAGCGGGCCGACCGGCTGGGCAAGGTGATCAAGTTTACCGTGACCACCAATGCCTTACTCCTCACCCCGGAGGTAGGCCGCTACTTAAACGAGCATGATCTGGCGGTGGTGCTCAGCCTGGACGGGCGGCAGGAAATCCACGACGCCATGCGTATCTTTCCCGGCGGCAAGGGTTCCTACGGGCAGGTACTGGACAATATCAGCCGTTTCGTTTCCTCCCGGCCGGGGGGTGAGTATTATGTGCGGGGCACCTTTACCCGGCATAACTTGGATTTTTCCCGGGATGTGCTGCATATGGCCGACCTGGGATTTGAGCACATTTCCGTGGAGCCGGTGGTGGCGGCCTATGATGAGGAGTATGCCCTGCAACCACAGGACGTCCCCCGCATCTGTGCGGAATATGAAGAACTAACCCGGCAAATACTTGGTCGCGCCCGGAAGGGCCAGCGGATCAACTTTTTCCACTTTAACATCGACCTGGACGGGGGGCCATGCCTGCCCAAGCGTTTGACGGGCTGCGGGGCCGGGCGGGAATATCTTGCCGTCTCCCCGGAGGGCAAACTTTACCCCTGCCACCAGTTTGTGGGCCGGCCGGAATACTGCATGGGGGATGTGGAGCGGGGTATCATCCGTCCCGAACTGGTGGAAGAGTTTCGTGCCGCCCATGTGTATAACAAAGATGCCTGCAGGGACTGCTGGGCGCGTTTTTACTGCAGCGGCGGCTGCCATGCCAATGCTCATGCCTTTCACGGCAATATCTTTACGCCCTACGAAATTGCCTGTGCATTGATTAAAAAGAGGATTGAGTGTGCCCTGTATTTGAAGGCAGCCATGGCGAACGAAGGCGCTTAA
- a CDS encoding M23 family metallopeptidase encodes MTLSACIDGIRQAVRRILIEDPLTPTQVICLVAITVVVMTYGSLLTRATGGWALLVDDRVVVVCPSREALETTINERFYFGESADDLLHRVTIRRAAFGEGPLLLSNQQLEDTLARALGAGGRGTALVVNDEIKLVVADRRTAQDLVEQLKSRYSVPGAEVRLLEKVSFADVRAPASAILSFQEAFDFIRTGGRQLDRYTVRAGDTLWTIAARAGMPVEELQAANPGLTPERLQVGQELNLSRAVPVINVLATARRTEKREVPFTEERRRDNSMYRGQQRIIQPGKPGLEEVTYQVAYLNGREVSRDVLDRRVIRKSQTRVVAVGSRMLLASRSGTGGRLAWPTVGAIESPFGPRWGRLHAGVDIAAGTGAPVRAAESGRVTSAGWNGGYGLMVEVYHGDGVVTRYAHLSRIEVRVGQRVERGQLLGRVGSTGSTTGPHLHFEVLVNGRPVNPAQFL; translated from the coding sequence ATGACGCTTTCAGCCTGCATAGATGGTATCAGGCAAGCGGTGCGCCGTATATTGATCGAGGATCCCCTGACTCCGACCCAGGTAATCTGCCTGGTGGCCATTACCGTGGTGGTAATGACCTACGGTTCTCTCTTGACGCGTGCTACCGGCGGCTGGGCCCTGCTGGTGGACGACCGGGTGGTAGTCGTCTGTCCCAGCCGGGAGGCGCTGGAGACAACCATCAATGAAAGATTCTATTTCGGGGAATCTGCCGATGATCTGCTTCACCGGGTAACCATCCGTCGTGCCGCTTTTGGAGAGGGACCGCTGTTGTTGTCGAACCAGCAACTGGAAGACACCCTTGCCCGGGCCCTGGGTGCCGGAGGCAGGGGTACGGCCCTGGTGGTGAACGACGAGATTAAGCTGGTGGTAGCCGACCGCCGGACAGCGCAGGATCTGGTGGAACAGTTGAAAAGCCGGTACAGTGTTCCCGGGGCAGAGGTTCGACTGCTTGAAAAGGTGAGCTTTGCAGATGTCCGGGCACCTGCTTCCGCCATTTTGAGCTTCCAGGAAGCGTTTGATTTCATCCGCACGGGTGGACGCCAGCTTGACCGCTACACCGTTCGGGCAGGAGATACCCTGTGGACCATTGCCGCCAGGGCAGGCATGCCGGTGGAAGAGTTGCAGGCAGCAAACCCGGGTTTGACACCCGAGAGGCTGCAGGTAGGCCAGGAGCTCAATTTATCCCGCGCTGTGCCGGTGATCAACGTTCTGGCTACTGCGCGGCGCACCGAAAAGCGGGAAGTTCCCTTTACGGAGGAGCGGCGGCGGGATAACAGCATGTATCGCGGTCAGCAACGGATTATACAGCCGGGGAAGCCCGGCCTGGAGGAGGTCACCTACCAGGTCGCCTATTTAAACGGCCGGGAAGTGAGCAGGGACGTACTGGACAGGCGGGTGATCAGAAAATCCCAGACCCGGGTGGTGGCGGTAGGCTCGCGGATGTTGCTGGCTTCCCGTTCCGGGACGGGGGGCAGGCTGGCCTGGCCCACAGTGGGAGCCATCGAGTCGCCCTTCGGGCCGCGCTGGGGACGGCTGCACGCCGGGGTTGACATAGCTGCGGGTACCGGCGCCCCGGTCCGGGCCGCTGAGTCGGGACGGGTAACCAGCGCTGGCTGGAATGGCGGCTACGGCTTGATGGTGGAAGTTTATCACGGGGATGGCGTGGTTACCCGTTACGCCCACCTGTCCAGGATTGAGGTACGGGTCGGCCAGCGGGTGGAACGCGGCCAGTTGCTGGGACGGGTAGGGAGCACCGGCAGTACCACCGGGCCCCACCTGCACTTTGAGGTACTGGTAAACGGGCGACCGGTGAATCCGGCGCAATTTCTTTAA
- a CDS encoding tetratricopeptide repeat protein, translating to MAFSYRERKKRRQRIAFIILTVFLSLGLLGTSIGWFFDLPAADSPSGAQPPPLEKIIADLESQAKANPEDADIAVRLARAYLDAGKVDQALKAYENTVQLKPENSDFRIELALVQFLLGRYDESVANFKEEIKRHPDNARAHYYYGQVLALGKGDYEGGIRELEKFIQLAGQGDDVAQARKMIEEWKAQLKK from the coding sequence ATGGCTTTTTCTTACCGTGAACGCAAAAAAAGGCGCCAGCGGATTGCCTTTATTATCCTCACCGTTTTTCTTTCCCTGGGTTTACTGGGAACTTCCATCGGCTGGTTTTTTGACCTTCCCGCTGCCGACTCTCCATCCGGGGCCCAACCGCCGCCCCTGGAAAAAATAATTGCTGATCTGGAGTCCCAGGCCAAAGCCAACCCTGAAGATGCCGATATTGCCGTCCGGCTGGCCCGGGCCTATCTCGATGCGGGAAAGGTGGATCAGGCTCTTAAAGCCTACGAAAATACTGTGCAACTGAAACCGGAAAACAGTGATTTTCGCATCGAGCTGGCCCTGGTACAGTTTTTGCTAGGGCGTTACGACGAGTCCGTAGCCAATTTTAAAGAAGAAATCAAGCGTCACCCCGACAATGCCCGGGCCCACTATTATTACGGCCAGGTCCTGGCCCTTGGGAAGGGGGACTACGAGGGCGGCATCCGGGAGCTGGAAAAATTTATTCAGCTTGCCGGTCAGGGCGATGACGTGGCCCAGGCGCGCAAAATGATCGAGGAGTGGAAGGCGCAGTTGAAAAAGTAA
- a CDS encoding peptidase MA family metallohydrolase: MNIYPLIKTQPPPGTGQLLLWFWLKIMAVFVALVFILVIRVPGQIRGYVYNIFREAARAQVMISTRHMLTLSDGHFVVRYYPGDADSALLVLKTAREFYPLVSRDFRFSSKKKIPLIVHPTRESLNASLGWPASENAMGVYWAGVIRVLSPNAWIDARDPRQVEEVFVVSGPVAHELTHLVVDYITRGNVPRWFTEGVAQYEEYRLTGFRFARTGDFAGEPLYDFAEMERDFDQLPNQTLAYWQSLAAVEYLVEVYGEESLHKILAALGQGRDMDAALQQVTGQDLDQFAAGLCSWLGQKRA; this comes from the coding sequence GTGAACATTTACCCGCTGATTAAAACGCAACCTCCCCCCGGCACGGGGCAGCTTTTGCTCTGGTTCTGGTTGAAAATAATGGCCGTTTTTGTGGCCCTCGTGTTTATCCTCGTCATACGGGTACCCGGGCAAATACGGGGGTACGTATACAACATCTTTCGCGAGGCGGCCCGGGCGCAGGTGATGATCAGCACCCGCCATATGCTCACCCTATCCGACGGTCATTTCGTAGTGCGCTACTATCCCGGGGATGCCGACAGCGCCCTGCTGGTGTTAAAAACCGCCCGGGAGTTTTACCCGCTCGTGTCGCGGGACTTTCGCTTTTCCTCAAAGAAAAAGATCCCCCTGATTGTCCATCCTACACGGGAATCACTGAACGCCAGTTTGGGCTGGCCAGCCAGTGAAAATGCCATGGGCGTATACTGGGCGGGGGTGATTAGAGTTCTTTCGCCCAACGCCTGGATAGATGCCCGGGACCCCCGGCAGGTGGAAGAGGTCTTTGTTGTCTCGGGGCCGGTGGCCCATGAGTTAACCCACCTGGTGGTGGACTATATTACCCGGGGCAATGTGCCCCGCTGGTTCACCGAGGGCGTCGCCCAGTACGAGGAGTACAGGCTCACCGGCTTCCGGTTTGCCAGAACCGGGGATTTTGCAGGAGAGCCACTCTATGACTTTGCGGAGATGGAGCGGGATTTTGACCAGCTGCCCAACCAGACCCTGGCCTACTGGCAGTCCCTGGCGGCCGTGGAATACCTGGTGGAAGTCTATGGCGAGGAAAGCCTGCATAAAATTTTAGCAGCGCTGGGACAGGGACGGGATATGGATGCCGCCCTCCAACAGGTTACCGGACAGGATCTCGACCAGTTCGCCGCCGGTCTTTGCTCGTGGCTTGGGCAAAAACGGGCTTAA
- the murA gene encoding UDP-N-acetylglucosamine 1-carboxyvinyltransferase, with translation MDKLVVAGGTSLRGRVAISGAKNASLAILCAAIMATELVTLENVPDIRDVQVMVEILRSLGAQVHRTTPGGSLRILMTDPPVQMPAYHLAKQLRASNLLLGPLLARFGRAEISLPGGCNIGTRPMDLHFKGLTALGAQLSLERGTVVARAARLEGNRVYLDFPSVGATENIMMAACLARGQTVIENAAREPEVVDLANFLNCLGARVRGAGTDVIKIEGVDSLGGCLRYAVIPDRIEAGTFMVAAAATRGDVVLENVIPRHLEPLIAKLREAGVEVEEEEDRIRVRVSGPLSPIDIKTMPYPGFPTDMQSQMMALLSTVPGTSVIVENIFENRFRVADELKRMGARIKVEGRLAVVEGVERLQGACVRATDLRAGAALVVAGLIAEGETRISNVVYIDRGYFNLEEKLKMLGARVWRASSEGDALARNGSTKRSAIV, from the coding sequence ATGGATAAATTGGTTGTTGCCGGGGGAACATCCCTGCGGGGGCGGGTTGCCATTAGCGGGGCCAAAAACGCTTCCCTGGCTATTTTGTGTGCGGCCATAATGGCCACAGAACTGGTAACCCTGGAAAATGTTCCCGACATCAGGGATGTACAGGTAATGGTGGAGATCCTCCGTTCCCTGGGGGCCCAAGTTCACCGCACCACTCCAGGTGGCAGCTTGCGCATACTCATGACAGACCCGCCTGTCCAAATGCCCGCTTACCACCTGGCGAAGCAACTCCGGGCTTCCAATTTGTTGCTGGGACCCCTGCTGGCCCGTTTTGGCCGGGCGGAAATCTCCCTCCCCGGAGGGTGCAATATTGGGACCAGGCCCATGGATTTGCATTTCAAAGGTCTGACTGCCCTGGGAGCGCAGCTTTCCCTTGAACGGGGCACAGTGGTCGCGCGGGCCGCCAGGCTGGAAGGGAACCGGGTGTACCTGGACTTCCCCAGCGTAGGGGCCACGGAAAATATCATGATGGCCGCGTGCCTGGCCCGGGGACAGACGGTGATCGAAAATGCCGCCCGGGAGCCGGAAGTGGTGGATCTGGCCAACTTTTTGAACTGCCTGGGAGCCAGGGTGCGGGGAGCCGGCACCGATGTGATCAAAATCGAAGGCGTGGATTCCCTGGGCGGTTGCCTGCGCTATGCGGTTATCCCCGACCGCATTGAGGCAGGTACCTTTATGGTGGCGGCTGCTGCCACCCGGGGAGACGTGGTTTTGGAAAATGTCATCCCCCGTCACCTGGAACCATTGATTGCCAAACTGCGGGAGGCCGGAGTGGAGGTAGAGGAAGAGGAGGACCGCATCCGGGTCAGGGTCAGTGGTCCTTTAAGCCCCATCGACATCAAAACCATGCCCTACCCGGGGTTCCCCACGGATATGCAGTCCCAAATGATGGCCCTGTTGTCCACCGTTCCCGGTACCAGCGTGATCGTGGAAAATATTTTTGAAAATCGTTTCCGGGTTGCCGATGAACTGAAACGTATGGGTGCCCGGATCAAGGTGGAAGGCCGCCTGGCCGTGGTGGAGGGTGTGGAACGGCTGCAGGGGGCCTGTGTCCGGGCTACGGACCTGCGGGCGGGGGCTGCCCTGGTGGTGGCCGGGCTCATAGCTGAAGGTGAAACCCGGATCAGCAACGTGGTCTATATAGACCGGGGCTATTTCAATTTGGAAGAAAAGCTGAAGATGCTGGGTGCCCGGGTCTGGCGTGCTTCATCTGAAGGTGATGCCCTGGCTCGAAACGGATCCACAAAGAGGAGCGCTATAGTTTAG
- the rlmH gene encoding 23S rRNA (pseudouridine(1915)-N(3))-methyltransferase RlmH: protein MQITILCVGKLKEDFLRLAQREYLKRLHSYARLEMVEVREEILPPTGERNAVETVLKKEGEHLLQRIPDNSYVVALDREGVMLTSEEFADFLHNLGLQGQSKLYFVIGGSAGLARTVLDRASMRLSFSKFTFPHQLMRVILLEQLYRAFKIIRGEKYHR, encoded by the coding sequence ATGCAGATCACAATACTATGCGTTGGAAAACTGAAGGAGGATTTCTTGCGGCTGGCCCAAAGGGAATACCTCAAGCGGCTGCACTCCTATGCCCGGCTTGAGATGGTGGAAGTCAGGGAAGAAATCCTGCCCCCAACCGGAGAAAGGAACGCAGTGGAAACAGTCCTCAAAAAAGAGGGGGAGCACCTGTTACAGAGGATTCCGGACAACAGTTATGTGGTCGCCCTGGACAGGGAGGGAGTAATGCTTACCTCCGAGGAATTTGCCGACTTTCTGCACAACCTCGGTTTGCAGGGGCAGAGCAAATTGTATTTTGTCATCGGGGGGAGTGCGGGGCTGGCCAGGACCGTCCTGGACAGGGCCTCCATGCGGCTCTCTTTTTCAAAATTTACTTTTCCCCACCAGCTAATGCGCGTTATTTTGCTGGAGCAGCTGTACCGGGCCTTTAAAATCATCCGTGGTGAGAAGTACCACCGTTAG
- a CDS encoding ATP-binding protein, which translates to MYVVTVDRDKCEGCGECVDSCPGSVLEMKDGKAFVVNSDDCLGCETCVTVCPSGAVTLEER; encoded by the coding sequence ATGTACGTAGTAACTGTAGATCGCGACAAGTGCGAGGGTTGTGGCGAGTGCGTGGACTCCTGTCCGGGCAGCGTGCTGGAGATGAAGGATGGCAAGGCGTTCGTGGTCAATTCCGATGATTGCCTCGGATGCGAAACATGTGTTACCGTATGCCCGTCGGGAGCGGTGACGCTGGAAGAAAGGTAG
- the dsrA gene encoding dissimilatory-type sulfite reductase subunit alpha, which yields MFEPKRPQKELKYEELRIYTDEELKNFTEEELKEFKIKHEIPALEELEKGPWPSFVADAKQEALRRRKLADDRIMIDRYVVEDLLGQLELSFKDGETHWKHGGIVGVFGYGGGVIGRYSDLPEKFPGIAHFHTIRVNQPASKFYKTDFLRSLCDLWEYRGSGLVNMHGSTGDIILLGTTTEQLEPIFYDMTHELDQDLGGSGSNLRTPSCCIGKARCEWACYDTQEMCYEMTMHYQDELHRPAFPYKFKFKFDGCPNCCVASIARADIAFIGTWRDDIRIDQEAVKGYIAGDIVPRGGANKGRDWGKFDIQKEVIDLCPSQCMWMEDGKLMIDNKECVRCMHCINVMPQALRPGQDTGVSILVGAKAPILEGAQISQVIVPFMKAEPPYDNIKEVIERIWDYWMEEGKNRERVGELIQRVGLPKFLEAIGLPPAPQMIKAPRANPYIFWKEEDVPGGFTRDIKDYRARHKR from the coding sequence ATGTTTGAACCAAAGAGGCCTCAAAAAGAACTAAAGTATGAAGAGCTTCGAATTTATACTGACGAAGAATTGAAAAACTTTACCGAAGAAGAATTAAAAGAATTTAAAATAAAGCACGAAATTCCCGCCCTGGAAGAGCTGGAGAAAGGACCGTGGCCCAGCTTTGTGGCCGATGCCAAGCAAGAGGCCCTGCGCCGCAGAAAGCTTGCCGACGACCGGATCATGATTGACCGGTATGTGGTGGAAGACCTGCTGGGCCAGCTGGAGCTTTCCTTTAAGGACGGCGAGACCCACTGGAAGCACGGCGGTATTGTGGGCGTGTTTGGCTATGGCGGCGGCGTCATCGGGAGATACTCCGACCTGCCGGAAAAGTTCCCGGGCATTGCCCATTTCCATACCATCCGCGTTAACCAGCCAGCCAGTAAGTTTTACAAGACCGATTTCCTGCGCTCACTCTGTGATCTGTGGGAGTACCGGGGCAGCGGCCTTGTGAATATGCACGGTTCCACCGGGGATATTATTCTTTTAGGAACCACCACCGAGCAGCTGGAGCCCATTTTCTACGACATGACCCATGAACTGGATCAGGACCTCGGCGGTTCCGGCTCCAACCTGCGGACTCCCTCCTGCTGTATCGGTAAAGCTCGCTGCGAATGGGCCTGCTACGACACCCAGGAAATGTGCTATGAGATGACCATGCATTACCAGGACGAGCTTCACCGCCCGGCCTTCCCGTACAAGTTTAAGTTCAAGTTCGACGGCTGCCCCAACTGCTGTGTGGCTTCCATTGCCCGTGCCGACATTGCCTTTATTGGCACATGGCGCGACGACATCCGCATCGATCAGGAAGCCGTGAAGGGATACATTGCCGGCGACATTGTGCCCAGGGGTGGTGCCAACAAGGGCAGAGACTGGGGCAAGTTTGACATTCAAAAGGAAGTCATCGACCTTTGCCCATCCCAGTGCATGTGGATGGAAGACGGCAAGCTGATGATCGACAACAAGGAATGTGTGCGCTGCATGCACTGCATTAACGTGATGCCGCAGGCGCTCAGACCCGGCCAGGACACCGGCGTGAGCATCCTGGTGGGTGCAAAGGCCCCCATCCTGGAAGGCGCACAAATTTCGCAGGTGATCGTGCCCTTTATGAAGGCGGAGCCGCCCTATGATAATATTAAAGAAGTTATTGAAAGAATCTGGGATTACTGGATGGAAGAAGGAAAGAACCGCGAGCGTGTTGGAGAGCTCATCCAGCGTGTTGGCTTGCCCAAGTTCCTGGAGGCAATCGGCCTGCCGCCTGCACCGCAAATGATCAAGGCGCCGCGTGCCAACCCGTACATCTTCTGGAAGGAAGAGGACGTACCCGGCGGATTCACCAGAGACATTAAAGATTATCGGGCCAGACACAAGAGGTAA
- the dsrB gene encoding dissimilatory-type sulfite reductase subunit beta, producing MALSTGKYGKFDPQSPTKDRITDIGPRHYWEFFPPSIQKNYGKWLYHEILEPGVLVHVSETGDRVYTVRCGSPRLMTVQHVREICDIADKYCDGYVRFTTRNNIEFIVDSLEKVEALKKDLWSRKFVSGSYKFPIGGTGASVTNIVHTQGYVHCHTPATDASSLVKAVMDDLFDYFTGMTLPAKVRVAVACCLNMCGAVHCSDIALLGIHRKPPIIDHEVIDQVCELPLVISSCPLGAISPDKTPEGRRTLKIKVERCMFCGNCYTMCPALPIADKEGDGVAILVGGKISNAVSEPKFSKVVVAYLPNNFPRFPEVVQTVKKIVEVYAADARKHERLGDWAERIGWEKFFEKTGIPFTEHLIDDYRLAYDTFRTSTQFKFTEAAWNVSRAAGGID from the coding sequence ATGGCTCTTTCCACTGGGAAATACGGTAAATTCGATCCGCAAAGTCCAACCAAGGATAGGATTACGGATATTGGTCCGCGCCACTACTGGGAATTCTTCCCGCCCAGCATTCAAAAGAACTACGGTAAGTGGTTATACCACGAGATCCTCGAGCCGGGCGTGCTGGTGCATGTTTCCGAGACCGGGGACAGGGTTTACACGGTCAGGTGCGGTTCGCCCCGCCTGATGACCGTACAGCACGTGCGGGAAATTTGCGATATTGCCGACAAATACTGCGACGGCTATGTGCGTTTCACCACCCGCAACAACATCGAGTTTATCGTGGACAGCCTTGAGAAGGTGGAAGCCCTCAAGAAGGATCTGTGGAGCCGCAAGTTTGTTTCCGGAAGCTACAAGTTCCCCATCGGTGGCACGGGGGCCAGCGTCACCAATATCGTGCACACCCAGGGATACGTGCACTGCCATACCCCGGCCACGGATGCTTCCTCCCTGGTCAAGGCCGTCATGGACGACCTGTTTGACTACTTCACCGGCATGACCCTGCCGGCCAAGGTGCGGGTGGCGGTGGCCTGCTGCCTGAACATGTGCGGTGCGGTCCACTGTTCGGACATCGCCCTGCTCGGCATTCACCGGAAGCCCCCGATCATTGACCACGAGGTCATTGATCAGGTCTGCGAGCTTCCCCTGGTCATTTCTTCCTGCCCCCTGGGCGCCATTTCGCCCGACAAGACCCCGGAAGGCAGGAGGACCCTCAAGATTAAGGTTGAGCGCTGCATGTTCTGCGGCAACTGCTACACCATGTGCCCGGCTCTGCCCATTGCCGACAAGGAAGGCGACGGCGTAGCCATACTGGTGGGCGGCAAGATCTCAAACGCGGTCAGCGAGCCCAAGTTCTCCAAGGTAGTGGTGGCTTACCTGCCCAACAACTTCCCGCGGTTCCCGGAAGTGGTCCAGACCGTGAAGAAGATTGTGGAGGTTTATGCCGCCGATGCCCGGAAGCACGAGCGCCTGGGCGACTGGGCCGAGCGTATCGGTTGGGAGAAATTCTTTGAGAAGACCGGTATACCGTTTACCGAGCACCTCATTGACGATTACCGCCTGGCCTACGACACGTTCCGGACCAGCACCCAGTTCAAGTTCACGGAAGCGGCCTGGAACGTTTCCAGGGCGGCCGGTGGAATTGACTAA
- a CDS encoding dissimilatory sulfite reductase D family protein yields MEEIKKAILEFANASKKTRFYFKDMEKAVQEKIPTAKAREIKKAASELINEGTLIYFSTGSTTMYGLKDRCASDEPQ; encoded by the coding sequence ATGGAAGAGATTAAAAAAGCGATTTTAGAGTTTGCCAATGCCAGCAAGAAAACCAGATTCTACTTTAAAGATATGGAAAAGGCGGTGCAGGAAAAGATTCCCACTGCCAAGGCGAGGGAAATTAAGAAGGCTGCCAGCGAGCTGATCAATGAGGGCACGCTGATTTACTTCTCCACCGGCAGCACAACCATGTACGGCTTGAAGGATAGGTGCGCGTCCGACGAGCCACAATAA
- a CDS encoding tetratricopeptide repeat protein → MEKTNDTQAFVEKQVNMLQENPGCASAKYNLGVMLMQQGRLDEAKILFEEAIADGTRMFEAYVNLGYIYFKKGDLEKVEECNRKAVEIEPRYARGYANLGFAYLQMEKTDEAIEVLHKAIELNPRIVQAWCNLANAYLQKGELDQAIKTNQKLLEMAPDFSLGHNNLAYAYYLKGDMVRAAGHLKRALELGFEAHPDFLKEMEPYLKK, encoded by the coding sequence ATGGAAAAAACTAACGACACGCAAGCATTTGTGGAAAAGCAGGTGAACATGCTGCAGGAAAACCCCGGTTGTGCCAGCGCCAAATACAACCTGGGCGTAATGCTCATGCAGCAGGGCAGGCTGGATGAAGCAAAAATTCTCTTTGAAGAAGCCATTGCCGACGGCACCAGGATGTTTGAGGCTTACGTTAACCTGGGCTATATATACTTTAAAAAGGGTGACCTGGAAAAGGTCGAAGAGTGCAACCGCAAAGCGGTGGAAATAGAACCCCGTTATGCTCGTGGTTATGCCAATCTGGGGTTTGCCTACCTGCAGATGGAAAAAACCGATGAGGCCATCGAAGTGCTTCACAAAGCCATCGAATTAAACCCCAGGATTGTCCAGGCGTGGTGCAACCTGGCCAACGCCTATCTCCAAAAAGGCGAACTGGATCAGGCCATAAAGACCAACCAAAAACTGCTGGAAATGGCACCGGATTTTTCACTGGGTCATAATAACCTGGCTTACGCCTACTACTTGAAGGGGGATATGGTCCGGGCCGCCGGGCACCTGAAGCGGGCCCTGGAGCTGGGATTTGAGGCTCACCCGGATTTTTTGAAGGAGATGGAACCATACCTCAAGAAATAA
- a CDS encoding FmdB family zinc ribbon protein encodes MPIYEFRCLNCGGLFEKLFLNPNEQVEIRCPQCQSDSFERVISRVNYVDKTGAGRSAPKVVTKSCSPGNTCATFEIPGPGEK; translated from the coding sequence GTGCCCATCTACGAGTTCAGATGCCTGAATTGTGGCGGTCTTTTCGAAAAACTGTTTTTGAACCCCAATGAGCAAGTGGAAATTCGCTGCCCCCAGTGCCAGTCCGACTCCTTCGAGCGTGTGATCAGCCGGGTTAATTACGTGGACAAGACGGGAGCGGGCAGGAGCGCGCCGAAAGTGGTCACCAAGTCGTGCAGCCCGGGGAATACCTGCGCGACCTTTGAAATACCGGGGCCGGGTGAAAAATAA